TTTTACCGTTCAAGTACTGAGAAGAGACTTGCGGTGAGGCAGCAGCCAGCTGAGCCTCACCATGGATTGCGCAATGGCTCGGCTAACTGCTGGCCTGCTGTGCAGTGAGACCGTATTGCTATCTCTCTGTATGTCgctattaaaatgttcaaacactTTTGCTATATGAGTTATATTATAAATTTCCATAGTTTAGTTAGCTGAGGTATataatgtacagtgtattttatcaacaactgtatgtgtgtaacgTGTTTCTTGTGCTGAGCAATCATAAAACGGCTGCGAAGACGCACTGGGTGAGGCACGCAGTTCTCCTGCCTCATGGTAGAGGGCGCTAGTGATCCCAAGTCAGTGCCTCACCAGCCATGAACCTCACCGCACGTCACTGGTGGTCAGTTATAGTTGACCCATGTATGTAAATTTGCCATCGTAGGAACAGCGATAAGATAGTGACCTTAGATATGAGAAGCCATGTTTCCACTCCACCTCAGGATGCAGGTAAAATTATACCTCACAGACAAGATCCACTCAGCTAAACACCTGGTGTAACTCACTAGCAGCTGGTAACCAGTGAACTGCTATGCTCCTCCatgtcacatgcacacagtgttATTAAAGCATAATAGAAGCAATAGGAGGTGGGTGGATTGActttatttgtaatgtttatAAGTGCTCCAAAAAGtagataaaaacagatttcataTTCTCATGAAGGGCAAAGTTCTTAGTTTCCATCTACAAAATATACACCATACTTCAGCAAACCCTCAGCATTGCAAAATTATTAATGAGgtataaattatataatacaataattatataattttgagTTTGGTAAACATAAAATGCAAGTAActattcattttacatttctctccAGCCATATTGTGAATGAAAGCCAACAACAAGGACCATCAGTCCCTTCATCTTAATTGTATTGCTGATTGAAGATGTTTTCACTGCATTGCACATAGACAAAGTTTACAAACAAAATACCAATATTATAAGTGTCACTGTGTGACTGTAACTAACATTATCCAGTTTATCACTCACAGGAAAACAGCAACTTAGActcaacaacatgaacacagtgGTGCTTACTGGAGAATTAAATAACATGCTGCATTTTCCATATCAAGCCATAACTGTGCTGCACTATGTATAACAACTTCATGACTGATGTCTGCCAAGCATCTCAATGTTTATCATTACTCATTACAATCTCATGCAGGACCTGATACTGATCCATCATCACAGATACTGTGGTTTTGTGGTAAAATACCTGGCAGCCCACTGGCTCATTATCTGTGAGCACGAGCAGACTAAGCCCAGTTCAACATCCATATTTGATAAACACTTGCACACAAACAGTGTAACTGTGATTCTAAATTTGTTAAATAGTATTTCTTTTACACAAGCCAAAGGAGACATAGTTTTTCAGTGCATTAAAGAAAGCTTCATCTCTGAGGCCATAAATGAGAGGACTCAGACATCTTGGTACAAGATAAAACAATATGTAGTTAACATACCTGACATCATAGAATAAATTATAATCAATCTGAAACAAAGCAGCTTCTATGAACGGGCACCACAGCTGgatgagacagagcagcagctgaaagccATGAAAAACCACTGTTCTGAGCCCTttctttgatgactttttatcctCTCCTGATGCAGCTTTGGCcactttcattatttcaacATAACAGAAAACAAGGATGATGGACATAATTAAAAATTGGAGTTGATATATAGCTGATCTAAGATGTTGCTGCcatatgtaaaacataaacaccTCTATTGAACATAACTGATATTGTTTGTAAAAGCTCAGGGATGCTGATACAAAGAAGGTGGAGAGAATAACAATGCAGGGCACAGAGCTGAGGCAATGGATGATGAGGATGCAGTGAATAGTATTGCGTGTGGAGCACAGCTCTCCATGGCGCAGGGGCATGCAAATGGCCACATAGCGCTCAAGGGTCATTGCTGTCAGAGTAACTGGTGTGACTGTAACATACACAAGTACCACAACAGAGATAATGATACACAACCAAACTTGAATAGTAATATGAAACTGATTAATGATGACAAAGATATCAGACATGAATAACAAGAAACTATCTGACAGTA
The Seriola aureovittata isolate HTS-2021-v1 ecotype China chromosome 4, ASM2101889v1, whole genome shotgun sequence genome window above contains:
- the LOC130167764 gene encoding odorant receptor 131-2-like, with product MADNNSLPGGESLQKQIKDQIVTVQILVIIFLCINLLLIVIFFTKECFYTTTRYILFAVTLLSDSFLLFMSDIFVIINQFHITIQVWLCIIISVVVLVYVTVTPVTLTAMTLERYVAICMPLRHGELCSTRNTIHCILIIHCLSSVPCIVILSTFFVSASLSFYKQYQLCSIEVFMFYIWQQHLRSAIYQLQFLIMSIILVFCYVEIMKVAKAASGEDKKSSKKGLRTVVFHGFQLLLCLIQLWCPFIEAALFQIDYNLFYDVRYVNYILFYLVPRCLSPLIYGLRDEAFFNALKNYVSFGLCKRNTI